A region from the Vicia villosa cultivar HV-30 ecotype Madison, WI linkage group LG3, Vvil1.0, whole genome shotgun sequence genome encodes:
- the LOC131655013 gene encoding uncharacterized protein LOC131655013 isoform X1, whose amino-acid sequence MDGEIRVWCLEHLLRKSSIKTNLINKLISKISLSNTDYRTKKTIILRTLEDALSEAFIPEYMLQIFEVLEKLLLCHDSSNPNSNSIAAAMKAAYCSIAVESTLKHLDAGISNPIYGKAVKRIWEVRVHDMHNEGSSFLLSDELKEWKSEIEKSLLDGEVRKKLASIPFTRRDAIVKVQAFLAEAWEDLGPSFLESAAKNQLDSSVGGLQMKKQHEKVSPIEILKDNEKAEGKFTTVVDVEKVDLSASCGKADTLPINEKTKNGESLKCSSVELQTLAKDSGLVIEDTNEEPQMENPSLDANLPNAQACQGSNNNETNLNETTSVHQSDAHRPNLMKPNSTARTHEWDDSIDGLQASKFSLPSPKRRKHSPLKPYEPKNIIKRRKPKKWSKLEEDTLRTGVNTFGIGKWKLILNAYTFEERTEVDLKDKWRNMMRYGAQ is encoded by the exons ATGGATGGAGAAATTAGGGTTTGGTGTTTGGAACATCTTCTTAGAAAATCAAGCATCAAAACCAACCTCATCAACAAACTTATTTCTAAAATCTCACTCTCCAATACCGATTACCGCACCAAGAAAACAATCATCCTCAGAACCCTCGAAGATGCCTTGTCGGAAGCATTTATCCCAGAATATATGCTCCAGATTTTTGAGGTACTAGAAAAACTGTTACTTTGTCACGACTCTTCAaatccaaattcaaattcaatagCTGCTGCCATGAAAGCCGCTTATTGTAGTATTGCAGTTGAATCTACACTCAAGCATCTTGACGCAGGAATATCAAACCCTATTTACGGCAAAGCGGTAAAGAGGATATGGGAAGTTAGGGTTCATGATATGCATAACGAGGGAAGTAGTTTTCTATTATCAGATGAATTGAAAGAATGGAAAAGTGAGATTGAGAAATCGCTTTTGGATGGGGAAGTTAGGAAGAAGCTTGCTTCCATTCCGTTTACTCGAAGAGACGCGATTGTAAAGGTGCAAGCTTTTTTGGCTGAAGCTTGGGAGGATTTAGGCCCTTCTTTTCTTGAATCAGCTGCGAAGAATCAGTTGGATTCGAGTGTGGGTGGCTTGCAGATGAAGAAACAACATGAGAAAG TTTCTCCGATAGAAATTCTGAAAGACAATGAGAAGGCTGAAGGGAAGTTTACTACTGTTGTTGATGTTGAGAAAGTGGATTTATCAGCCTCTTGCGGAAAAGCGGACACTTTGCCAATTAACGAGAAGACGAAGAATGGGGAATCTCTTAAGTGTAGTTCTGTGGAGTTGCAAACTTTGGCCAAGGATTCTGGTTTGGTAATTGAGGACACGAATGAGGAGCCACAAATGGAAAACCCGAGTTTGGATGCAAACTTGCCCAACGCACAAGCTTGCCAGGGTAGTAATAATAACGAGACTAATCTTAATGAGACAACTTCTGTTCATCAAAGTGATGCTCATCGCCCTAACTTGATGAAACCAAATAGTACTGCTCGAACTCATGAG TGGGATGATTCGATAGATGGCTTACAGGCTAGTAAATTTAGTTTGCCTAGTCCAAAGAGGAGGAAACATTCTCCATTGAAGCCGTATGAaccaaaaaacatcataaaaaggAGAAAACCAAAAAAATGGAGTAAATTGGAAGAGGATACCCTAAGAACCGGCGTAAACAC ATTTGGCATAGGAAAATGGAAACTAATCCTTAATGCGTATACATTTGAAGAGAGAACTGAA GTTGATTTGAAGGACAAATGGAGAAATATGATGCGGTATGGAGCCCAATGA
- the LOC131655012 gene encoding uncharacterized protein LOC131655012 gives MELLGKLLFASFLILSLITDGTTADTMLTGTVICDQCKDGQRSLFDYPVNGAKVTLSCSDSNGQITMSREETTNWFGSYTMRFDGAPDLGGCSAHVSGSNSGQGGGSMSCSEASGPAQNPRLMFRMFDMEMYVVDALLAQPPQPMQYCSTSSKPPPTPTLPTPTLPPPTLAPPISSPPHFNLPPMPPLPPLLPMPQLPPIPPLGPLPPMIFVEASACPPQTWMMPEYECYWRGVNRDTKVAVAFGMVAARRYGTDMTLWYGLQGRGDPYRTLLREGITALLNSYNSIQFSYHPLGVIQHMNYALMGSTRDVLVTALHFMRANSGETGNVTCKFTTCN, from the exons ATGGAGTTGCTTGGGAAACTCTTGTTTGCATCATTTCTCATTCTTTCACTCATCACCGATGGAACAACGGCAGATACAATGCTCACTGGAACTGTCATCTGTGACCAGTGCAAAGATGGCCAGAGATCTCTTTTTGATTATCCTGTTAATG GTGCAAAAGTAACTCTGTCATGTAGTGACAGCAATGGTCAAATAACAATGTCAAGAGAAGAAACAACAAACTGGTTTGGAAGTTATACGATGAGGTTTGACGGTGCACCGGATTTAGGTGGTTGTTCTGCACATGTCTCAGGAAGTAATAGTGGACAGGGAGGAGGATCAATGAGTTGTAGTGAAGCTTCTGGTCCTGCTCAAAATCCTAGACTCATGTTTAGGATGTTTGACATGGAAATGTATGTTGTTGATGCTCTTCTCGCTCAGCCTCCTCAACCTATGCAATACTGCTCAACATCTTCCAAACCACCCCCAACACCAACTCTGCCAACACCAACATTGCCACCACCGACATTGGCGCCGCCGATTTCTTCACCTCCTCATTTCAACTTACCACCAATGCCACCACTTCCGCCACTACTCCCAATGCCGCAACTTCCACCGATACCTCCATTAGGTCCACTACCGCCCATGATCTTCGTAGAAGCTTCAGCATGTCCACCACA GACGTGGATGATGCCGGAATACGAATGCTACTGGAGGGGAGTCAACAGAGACACTAAAGTAGCAGTAGCTTTTGGAATGGTTGCAGCAAGAAGATATGGAACAGACATGACATTGTGGTATGGATTGCAAGGGAGAGGAGATCCTTATAGGACTCTTCTGAGAGAAGGGATAACTGCACTTCTTAACTCTTATAACAGCATTCAATTCTCTTATCATCCACTTGGTGTAATCCAACACATGAATTATGCATTGATGGGCTCAACTAGGGATGTTCTTGTTACTGCTTTACACTTCATGAGGGCTAACTCTGGTGAAACTGGAAATGTTACTTGCAAATTCACTACTTGCAATTAA
- the LOC131655013 gene encoding uncharacterized protein LOC131655013 isoform X2 yields the protein MDGEIRVWCLEHLLRKSSIKTNLINKLISKISLSNTDYRTKKTIILRTLEDALSEAFIPEYMLQIFEVLEKLLLCHDSSNPNSNSIAAAMKAAYCSIAVESTLKHLDAGISNPIYGKAVKRIWEVRVHDMHNEGSSFLLSDELKEWKSEIEKSLLDGEVRKKLASIPFTRRDAIVKVQAFLAEAWEDLGPSFLESAAKNQLDSSVGGLQMKKQHEKVSPIEILKDNEKAEGKFTTVVDVEKVDLSASCGKADTLPINEKTKNGESLKCSSVELQTLAKDSGLVIEDTNEEPQMENPSLDANLPNAQACQGSNNNETNLNETTSVHQSDAHRPNLMKPNSTARTHEIWHRKMETNP from the exons ATGGATGGAGAAATTAGGGTTTGGTGTTTGGAACATCTTCTTAGAAAATCAAGCATCAAAACCAACCTCATCAACAAACTTATTTCTAAAATCTCACTCTCCAATACCGATTACCGCACCAAGAAAACAATCATCCTCAGAACCCTCGAAGATGCCTTGTCGGAAGCATTTATCCCAGAATATATGCTCCAGATTTTTGAGGTACTAGAAAAACTGTTACTTTGTCACGACTCTTCAaatccaaattcaaattcaatagCTGCTGCCATGAAAGCCGCTTATTGTAGTATTGCAGTTGAATCTACACTCAAGCATCTTGACGCAGGAATATCAAACCCTATTTACGGCAAAGCGGTAAAGAGGATATGGGAAGTTAGGGTTCATGATATGCATAACGAGGGAAGTAGTTTTCTATTATCAGATGAATTGAAAGAATGGAAAAGTGAGATTGAGAAATCGCTTTTGGATGGGGAAGTTAGGAAGAAGCTTGCTTCCATTCCGTTTACTCGAAGAGACGCGATTGTAAAGGTGCAAGCTTTTTTGGCTGAAGCTTGGGAGGATTTAGGCCCTTCTTTTCTTGAATCAGCTGCGAAGAATCAGTTGGATTCGAGTGTGGGTGGCTTGCAGATGAAGAAACAACATGAGAAAG TTTCTCCGATAGAAATTCTGAAAGACAATGAGAAGGCTGAAGGGAAGTTTACTACTGTTGTTGATGTTGAGAAAGTGGATTTATCAGCCTCTTGCGGAAAAGCGGACACTTTGCCAATTAACGAGAAGACGAAGAATGGGGAATCTCTTAAGTGTAGTTCTGTGGAGTTGCAAACTTTGGCCAAGGATTCTGGTTTGGTAATTGAGGACACGAATGAGGAGCCACAAATGGAAAACCCGAGTTTGGATGCAAACTTGCCCAACGCACAAGCTTGCCAGGGTAGTAATAATAACGAGACTAATCTTAATGAGACAACTTCTGTTCATCAAAGTGATGCTCATCGCCCTAACTTGATGAAACCAAATAGTACTGCTCGAACTCATGAG ATTTGGCATAGGAAAATGGAAACTAATCCTTAA